CTTGCTGCGCCTGTTCGACAAGACCTTCACGCTGGATGACGTCCGCAAGATGGACGTGGCGCTGAACGTGACCGGCAGCGACGGCTTCGTGCTCGACGGCCATTCCTCCATCAGCAAGATCAGCCGCGATCCGACCGACCTCGTCGCCCAGACCATCGGTGCCGTGCATCAATATCCCGACGGCTTCGCGCTGTTCCTCGGCACGATGTTCGCGCCCGTCAAGGATCGCGACGCACCGGGCCAGGGGTTCACCCACAAGCGCGACGACATCGTCACGATCTCGGCGCCTCAACTCGGTCGTCTCGTCAACCGCATGCGCAACAGCGACGAATGCGAGCCGTGGACGTTCGGCGTGGGTGCGCTGATGCGCAGCCTGGCGCGGCGGAAGCTGATCTGAGGCACGCAGCCTCCACACCCACGATGTCATTCCGGGGCGCGCGACAGCGCGAGCCCGGAATCCATACGCCGCAGCGCTCGTGAGGCAGACGGCCTGAGTTACGATCGCGCTCCATCACGCAGGCTGGTGGTTATGGACTCCGGGCTCGCTCGCTTCGCGAGCGCCCCGGAGTGACGGAGAGACTGGGGGGCTCCTGCGTCATCTCACACATGCCCCGAGGCCATCTGGCTGGCGGCGCGGCGCGGGCGCTCCTGCAGCGATGAGGCGTCGCCCAGCGCGCGCTCGCGCACCAGCGAGAGTGCGTGGTCGCGTTCGGCGGCCGTGCTGCGCCGTGGCTCCGACCGGCGCAGGCCCAGATCGTCGTCGATCGGATCCTTCGGCACCAGCGACAGCGCCCGCTCGAACGGATCGAGCGACGCGTCATGCCCCCTGCCGCCGTCACGGCCCGGCTCAGGCTCGGGCGGACGTCGCGCCACGAGCGTCTTGATGCGGCCGATCAGGCCGGATGGCGCTTCTGGTGGCGCGGAATCGAACGGGTCGGCATAGAACGTCGCGCCGGCCTTCTCGACCATCCCGGCGAGCGCGGTCACCATGCGCGGCGAGCCGCAGGCATAGACGACATCGGAGGCCGTCAGCGTCGGCATGTGCGGCTCGATCCGTCCGGTGCGGATCGAGGGATGATTGACCGGACCTTCCTCGACCGTCGGGATGATCGTGACGTTCGGCAGCCGCGCCAATTGCGCCAGGATCGGCGTCATGTAGAGCTGCGGCAGCTTCTTGGCGCCGGCGATGATCACCATCGGCCGGTTGCGGGACTCGCGCAGCGCCATCGCGGCGATCGCCCAGATCGGCGCGAAGCCGGTGCCGCTGCCGGCGAGGACGAGACGGCCGGTGCCGCCCGGGCGCAGGAACGCATGCCCATACGGCCCCTGGATGCGCAGCCGATGGCCGGGACGGATGCCGCTGCCGAGCGCCGTCGTGACGCGGCCGCCGCGCACGCGCTTGATGTTGAGATGGATGACGCGGCCGCCGATGCGGCCGTCGAACGACGCCGTTGGGCTGTAGGCGCGTGCCGGATAGCCGTTGAAGGTGAACTTGAAGTACTGCCCGGGCAGATAGCTGATGCTCTTCTCCGGAGCGATCATCAGCTCCATGATGTCGGGCGCGACCTCGCGCAGGCCGACCAGCCGCGCCTTGCTGGTGTCGATTTCCGGCACGTCCTCCAGCTCGACGTCGAGATCGGAGACGACGCGCGCCTGGCAGGCATAGATCATGCCCTGCGTATGCGTCTCGCCGCACACCGTCTGGCCCTTGGAGACGTGAACCATGCAGGTGCCGCAGGTGCCGGCGCGACAGTCGAACGGAATCTCGACGCCGTTGGCGAGCGCGCCATCGAGCAGCACGTCACCCGCGCGGACGCGGAACTGGCGGCCCTTGACGGTGACGGTCCTGAAGTTCGACATGGTTCACTCCTCGATCGGATACGCTGTGACGATGGTGGGATGAGACCGCGGGGATTCACGCCTTGCCGGGCGACACGCGGATGAGATTCTTGTTGGCGGTGCTCTCGAACCGGCTCGACCAGTAGTTCGACGCCATCACCGGCCGCTTCAGCCAGCTCACCTTCGGCGAACGCAGCACCAGGAACCAGAAGAAGAACGGCGTCGTGATGAGATGCGAGACCAGCGGAAACCAGTCCGGCAGCAAGGATGCCGGGCCGGGCAGGCGATACCAGTAGTAGGTGCTGATCGCGGCCGCCGCGAAGATGCGATGCATCCGGGTGCGGGCGGCGGGCCTGTAGCGCAGGATGTGCTCGCCGACCCTGAAGACGACGTAGCTGACGAGCGCGGCGCCCAGCGGCCACACATAGGCGGTGATGATCGCGGCCTGGTCGACCTGCTGCGGCGGATAGTCCGGCACTTGATACCAGCCCCAGACGAAGCCGGGGAAGCTGCCGATCAGGAAGTTGCCGAGGAACTGCTGGACTTTGGTGGGCACGCCCGCCGTCGGCGTCAGCTCGGGCGTGGAGTCGGGACACGGATTGCTGCAGGCCTCGCAGATGTTGCAGCGGGCATTCTTGAAGGTCAGGGCGGGGTTGGTGCCGTAGAGCCGCTCGACGGGGTGGATCGGACACAGCGAGGTGCACCAGCCCGAGCGCATTTCGAACACAGAGCCCATCGCGAACGCCATGACCGCGGCCGACAGCAGCATGACCGCCGTCAGCGGACCGTCGACATTGAGTCCGATTCGTCGCATCGGCACGACGATGAAAAGAAGCGTCACGCTGATCACCGCGAGCGTCGCCGCGCCCCATTCCGGCATCCGGATGTTCTGCGAGATGCCCATCTTGTTCGGCAGCAGATGGAATGTCGCCATTGGACAGATGTTGCGCCACAGGCCGGGCGAGATCGTCACCAGCGCGGGCGCGATCGGAATCAGGAGATTCCACATCAGGGCGATGCCGAGGGGAGGGAAGAACAGCAGCAGGTTCACCAGCAGCACGCCGACGACCAGCATGACCGTCTGCATCGTCAGCCAGAATCGCCGCTCGGCCCGTCCGGTGCTGCGGCTGCCGGCCTGTGCGGCCGGCTGATACCTGGCGGGAGCCACCTTCACCGCCACGTGCGCGAGCGGCCGGGCATCTCGA
This region of Bradyrhizobium sp. SZCCHNS1050 genomic DNA includes:
- a CDS encoding 2Fe-2S iron-sulfur cluster-binding protein, with protein sequence MSNFRTVTVKGRQFRVRAGDVLLDGALANGVEIPFDCRAGTCGTCMVHVSKGQTVCGETHTQGMIYACQARVVSDLDVELEDVPEIDTSKARLVGLREVAPDIMELMIAPEKSISYLPGQYFKFTFNGYPARAYSPTASFDGRIGGRVIHLNIKRVRGGRVTTALGSGIRPGHRLRIQGPYGHAFLRPGGTGRLVLAGSGTGFAPIWAIAAMALRESRNRPMVIIAGAKKLPQLYMTPILAQLARLPNVTIIPTVEEGPVNHPSIRTGRIEPHMPTLTASDVVYACGSPRMVTALAGMVEKAGATFYADPFDSAPPEAPSGLIGRIKTLVARRPPEPEPGRDGGRGHDASLDPFERALSLVPKDPIDDDLGLRRSEPRRSTAAERDHALSLVRERALGDASSLQERPRRAASQMASGHV
- a CDS encoding ferredoxin, whose translation is MAVKVAPARYQPAAQAGSRSTGRAERRFWLTMQTVMLVVGVLLVNLLLFFPPLGIALMWNLLIPIAPALVTISPGLWRNICPMATFHLLPNKMGISQNIRMPEWGAATLAVISVTLLFIVVPMRRIGLNVDGPLTAVMLLSAAVMAFAMGSVFEMRSGWCTSLCPIHPVERLYGTNPALTFKNARCNICEACSNPCPDSTPELTPTAGVPTKVQQFLGNFLIGSFPGFVWGWYQVPDYPPQQVDQAAIITAYVWPLGAALVSYVVFRVGEHILRYRPAARTRMHRIFAAAAISTYYWYRLPGPASLLPDWFPLVSHLITTPFFFWFLVLRSPKVSWLKRPVMASNYWSSRFESTANKNLIRVSPGKA